The Leishmania panamensis strain MHOM/PA/94/PSC-1 chromosome 23 sequence DNA window TCCATGGTCGCCACCGTCCATATTTCCATGTCCATGGTCACCAGCGTCCATATTCCCATGTCCATGGTCGCCACCGTCCATATTCCCATGTCCATGGTCGCCACCGTCCATATTCCCATGTCCATGGTCGCCACCGTCCATATTTCCATGTCCATGGTCACCAGCGTCCATATTTCCATGTCCATGGTCGCCACCGTCCATATTTCCATGTCCATGGTCACCAGCGTCCATATTTCCATGTCCATGGTCGCCACCGTCCATATTTCCATGTCCATGGTCGCCAGCGTCCATATTCCCATCTCCATGGTCGCCGCCGTTCACCTTCTCATCTTTATGGTCGCCACCATCCTTCTTCCGATGTCCATGGTCGCCACCGTCCCTCTTCCCATGTCCATGATGGTCACCACCCTTCTTCTTATTCCCTTTGCCACGGCCCTTCTGGTTCGTCGGACGGTTGGTCCCGCGCGGCATCGGC harbors:
- the OHL gene encoding orthologous HASP (TriTrypDB/GeneDB-style sysID: LpmP.23.1160); this translates as MPRGTNRPTNQKGRGKGNKKKGGDHHGHGKRDGGDHGHRKKDGGDHKDEKVNGGDHGDGNMDAGDHGHGNMDGGDHGHGNMDAGDHGHGNMDGGDHGHGNMDAGDHGHGNMDGGDHGHGNMDGGDHGHGNMDGGDHGHGNMDAGDHGHGNMDGGDHGHGNMDAGDHGHGNMDGGDHGHGNMGDGDHGHENMDGGAPNGD